The Vibrio sp. NTOU-M3 genomic sequence GCAACAAGGCCGACAATAAGCACTGCAACGGTCAGCCAAGCTCGCTTCATACAGAACTCAAGGAAGTTCTTGTAAATGACGAAAATCATGCCGTTGTATGGATCGGAGTTTTCTCCATCTTGTTTCACCTTTTGCCCTTTAAAGAATATATCGGCAAAAAATGGCGTCAGAGATATCGCCGTAAACCAACTCAGCATGAGTGAGATAAGAAGAACGGTAAACAAAGTGCCACAATATTCACCAGTCGCATCTTCTGACAGGCCAATCGGAGCAAATGCCGTGACAGCAATCACCGTTGCACCCAGCAATGGCCATTTAGTTTGGGTCACGATATCGGTCGCAGCTTGTAGCCGCGTTCGCCCTTTCTGGGTACCTATCAGTATCCCCTCAACGACCACAATGGCGTTATCCACCAGCATCCCTAGTGCAATAACCAATGCACCTAAAGAGATACGTTGCAGATCAATCTGGAAATATTTCATGAAAATGAATGTTCCCAAAACCGTCAGCAGCAGTATCAAACCAATTAATAGACCAGAGCGTAACCCCATGAAAAACAGTAGAACAATGATCACTATCGCGACAGCTTGGCCAAGGCTCACCACAAAGCCACTAACCGATTTATCGACTTCTTTTGGTTGACTGTAAATTTCGGAAATACCGACACCAACCGGTTGTTGATACTTTAACTCTGCAAGTCGACGATCAAAGCTTTTACCGACTTCAACAACATTGACGCCCTGTGCAAAAGAAACCCCGACATTCAAAGCAACCTGACCGTTAAAGTTAATGATATTGCTAGGAACTTCGACATAACCGCGTTTAATCTCAGCAACGTCTTTGAGATAAATAAGTCCCTGAGCACCTGCTTCTGTCAGGATCAGGTCACCTAATTGATCAACATTTTCAAATTCGCCAGTCGGTTGAATACGAATGTATTCGCTACCAATGCGGATAGCACCAGCATCAGAGACAACATTCTGTGTCGACAATAGATTGAAGACGGTATCCGGCGATAACCCAAGGCTACTGAGGCGTTTCATCGATATCTCAATGAACACTTGCTCTTGCTGTTGCCCAGTTACCGATACCTTGCTGACACCATCAACTAATTCGAGCTCACGCCTTAAGTAGTCAACATAGTCCAGCAGCTCTTTATAACTGTACCCTTCCCCTGTTACTGCCAACAAAATACCGTAAACATCACCGAAATCATCAATGACTTGTGGGTCATTCACCCCGGGAGGAAGTTGACCTTTTAGATCATTAACTTTTCGGCGCAATTCATCCCAGATCTGCGGTAAATCATCAGGACCATAATTGTTCTTCATGGAAACCGTGATTTGAGACAGACCGCGGCTAGAAATGGAATTGACCTCATCAACGTACGTCAGTTGCTGTATCGCTTTTTCCAACGGATAAGTCACTTCTTCTTCGACTTGCTGCGGGGTTGCACCCGGGTATGCAGTCACGACCATCGCGTCTTTAATGGTAAAGGCAGGATCTTCAAGACGTCCTAAACCAAAAAATGCTGCAACACCACCAATCAGGAAAATCAGCGAGATCATCCAACTGATAACACGATTTCGAATAAAATATGCCGCAATGCCTGTTACATCTTCATCACGTTGAGGTGTGTTATTCGTGATTTCACTCATGACCAGCCTCCTGAATTACTTCCACCTTCATCCCCTCTCTGAGTCTGGAAATGCCTGCAATAACTACTTGTTGATCTGCTTTAAGGCCATTTAGAACCTGAACCGAGTTGCGGCTCGCTTTACCAAGCATCACTTGTTGTTTACTTACCGTTTGATCATCATTGAGTACCCAGACAAATTTATTTCCTCTGTCTAGAGCATCACCATTGGCATTAAATAGCGCTTCAATTGGGATTTGCACTCCGGCATTCAGCTCAAGACCAACATCTTCTCCACGAGAAGTGACTTCAACCGCCATACCATCAAGAATGTACTCCTCCTCAGGCATCGGTAGTGACAACGTCACAGTAAATGTCCCCGTTGCAGGATCTGGTTCGGTGGTAAACTCTTTAATTACAGCCTGATATTCATTACCACTTGGTACGCGTACAACCGCCTGCACATGAGACAATTTATCCCTCTCAGGTTGCTTCACGTAAATTCGGTCTGGAAGTTGAATCAAGACTTCGACATTGTCGATGCTGTGGATATTAACAATTTGCTGCCCTACTTGAATATTCTCAAACCGATCGGCGCTTACACGTGAAATGATGCCATCCACTGGAGCGGTCAATTTGGTAAATGACAAACGAAGTTTAGCCAGCTGTAATTCTGCGTAAGCAATCTGACGCTGAGCAGCAATTTCATCAAATTGAGATTTGGCTAGCAGACCTTTTTTAACCAAAGGCGCAGAACGTTTATACTGGCTATCGACAACCGAATAACGGGCCGCCGCATTATCAACATCAAGTTGATAATCGGTTGGATCCAGCTCAGCTAAGATATCCCCTTTCTTTACGCGATCGCCTTCTTTCACATCAATTTTGCTGATTTCACCAGCGACACGAAAACTAAGGTGTGATCTTTCAGAGGCATTCGCTACCGCAGGAAAATACAAATTATTTTTTGCTTCTTGCTGCCCGAGATTTTCAACTTTCACCTTGGGTAGACCAAAGTCAGCATGTTTGATTTCACCACCACAACCCGTTAGTAACGCGGCAGATGAAAGAACACTTAACACTATCCAGTTCTTCATAATTACAGGCCCCGCTCTTTGATCCATTCGCGCACTTTGATGCCCGGTTCAATGCCACTGACACCAGAAATGATGATCTGATCACCATTTTCTAAACCCGAAACAACCTGACGGCGTTCATTGAGTTCAATCGTCGCCTTTTCAACAATGCCTTGCTCGTTAACACGCCAAACATTCGTTTGTTCGCCATCTTTAAACAAAGCTGACTGAGGAATGGTCGTTGCGCCTGTAGAGGCAGAAACAACATTAACTTGTCCCGACATTCCCGGCAGGATACCCACGTCAGCGGGACGCTCCATAATCATCGTCACTTTATACGAGCCAGTTTTAGGATCCGCCTCTGTGTCTATTTCTTGGAATGTTAAGGCGTATTGATTGTTCGGGAATGCATCGAAAACCATTGTTGCTACAGGTTCTGCACCAGAAGCGAATTTAGACAGCAGATGATCTGGCAGCTGAAAAATAACTTTCATCAACTGATTGGTTTGGATATTCATGACCCCTTTTTTAGCGGCAACAAATTCATGATTTTCGGCAGGGATCAGTGAAATCGTCCCATCATAAGGCGCAACTAATCGTGTATAGCTCAAGTTTGCATTGGCTTGATCTAACGTTGCTTTCGCAGAGTTATGATTGGCTTTCGCTTGATCAAAGTCTTGTTCTGATACCACTTTATCTTTACGCAACTTTTTGTAGCGTTGGTATTGCACATCAGCCAATTTAAACTGAGCTTCAGCTTGTTGGGCAAGCAGTGTGTATTCATCCGGATTGAGGC encodes the following:
- the vmeI gene encoding efflux RND transporter permease subunit VmeI, producing the protein MSEITNNTPQRDEDVTGIAAYFIRNRVISWMISLIFLIGGVAAFFGLGRLEDPAFTIKDAMVVTAYPGATPQQVEEEVTYPLEKAIQQLTYVDEVNSISSRGLSQITVSMKNNYGPDDLPQIWDELRRKVNDLKGQLPPGVNDPQVIDDFGDVYGILLAVTGEGYSYKELLDYVDYLRRELELVDGVSKVSVTGQQQEQVFIEISMKRLSSLGLSPDTVFNLLSTQNVVSDAGAIRIGSEYIRIQPTGEFENVDQLGDLILTEAGAQGLIYLKDVAEIKRGYVEVPSNIINFNGQVALNVGVSFAQGVNVVEVGKSFDRRLAELKYQQPVGVGISEIYSQPKEVDKSVSGFVVSLGQAVAIVIIVLLFFMGLRSGLLIGLILLLTVLGTFIFMKYFQIDLQRISLGALVIALGMLVDNAIVVVEGILIGTQKGRTRLQAATDIVTQTKWPLLGATVIAVTAFAPIGLSEDATGEYCGTLFTVLLISLMLSWFTAISLTPFFADIFFKGQKVKQDGENSDPYNGMIFVIYKNFLEFCMKRAWLTVAVLIVGLVASIYGFGFVKQSFFPSSTTPMFQADIWLPEGTDIRATNTKLKALESWLAEQDHVEHITTTAGKGLQRFMLTYAPEKSYAAYGEITTRVDNYEALQPLMAKFRAHVEATFPEVNYKLKQIELGPGGGAKIEARVIGSDPTVLRLLAAQISEIMHNDPGATNVRHDWRERTKVLEPQFNESQARRYGITKSDVDDFLSMSFSGMAIGVYRDGTTLMPIVARLPEDERIDIRNIEGMKIWSPVLSEYIPLQQVTMGYEMRWEDPIIVRKNRKRMLTVMADPDILGEETAATLQKRLQPQIEAIELPPGYSLEWGGEYESSSDAQASLFTTMPMGYLFMFLITVFLFNSVKEPLIVWLTVPLAIIGVTTGLLALNTPFGFMALLGFLSLSGMLLKNGIVLLDQIEIEMQSGKDPYIAVVDAALSRVRPVCMAAITTILGMIPLLPDIFFKPMAVTIMFGLGFATVLTLIVVPVLYRLFHKVKVPN
- a CDS encoding efflux RND transporter periplasmic adaptor subunit: MKNWIVLSVLSSAALLTGCGGEIKHADFGLPKVKVENLGQQEAKNNLYFPAVANASERSHLSFRVAGEISKIDVKEGDRVKKGDILAELDPTDYQLDVDNAAARYSVVDSQYKRSAPLVKKGLLAKSQFDEIAAQRQIAYAELQLAKLRLSFTKLTAPVDGIISRVSADRFENIQVGQQIVNIHSIDNVEVLIQLPDRIYVKQPERDKLSHVQAVVRVPSGNEYQAVIKEFTTEPDPATGTFTVTLSLPMPEEEYILDGMAVEVTSRGEDVGLELNAGVQIPIEALFNANGDALDRGNKFVWVLNDDQTVSKQQVMLGKASRNSVQVLNGLKADQQVVIAGISRLREGMKVEVIQEAGHE
- a CDS encoding efflux RND transporter periplasmic adaptor subunit, with product MRKHLLFLAVAATLSGCGKELPPVPEPDSRPAKLFTVSVGNSQFERQFPATSEAGDKAVLAFRVPGQLQSIDVVAGQLVTKGDVLARLNPDEYTLLAQQAEAQFKLADVQYQRYKKLRKDKVVSEQDFDQAKANHNSAKATLDQANANLSYTRLVAPYDGTISLIPAENHEFVAAKKGVMNIQTNQLMKVIFQLPDHLLSKFASGAEPVATMVFDAFPNNQYALTFQEIDTEADPKTGSYKVTMIMERPADVGILPGMSGQVNVVSASTGATTIPQSALFKDGEQTNVWRVNEQGIVEKATIELNERRQVVSGLENGDQIIISGVSGIEPGIKVREWIKERGL